The DNA window CTGCGCGAGGAACGCGAGCGCGAGGATCCGCGCGTAGTCGCCGGCGCGCACCCACTGGTCACCGAAGACGACGCCGAACAACCACGGCCCGGCGATGATCACGACCAGCGTCGGCACGATGCCGAGCAGCGCGAGCCGGCCGGTCGCGTACCAGGTCAGGCGCGGCAGGTCCTTCGGGTTGGTCCGCTGTGCGGCCGCGCCGCGGCCGAGGTAGACCTGCGCGACGGCCTGGCCGACCACGGTGACAGGGAGCGCCAGCAGCCGTGTCGTGAACGCGAGCGAGCCGGTCGCCAGCACGCCGAAGGTGACCGCGAACAGCGGGAACGCCGCGTACCTCGACAGGTTGTTGAGCACCGCCGACCACGTCGTGACCAGCGGGAACCGGCGGAACCTGCTCACCGCGGCGGTGAGATCTCCCACCGCGAGCTTCTCGACGGGCTCCGTCCGCTTGCGCGGCCGCATCGACGCGAGGCCGAACAGCCGGCCGAGGCCGGTGCCGAGCAGCAGGCCGAGGTGCTGCATGCCGAGCAGGCCGAAGCCGAGCTGGGCGGCCGCCGTACCCACGCCCTGGGTCGCGTTGCGTACGGCAAGGTCGCGGTAACGCTCGCCCCGGATCAGCTGCGCCGAGACCAGCTGGAACGCGGCGATCGCGGCGCCGGTCGGCGGCACGATCCAGAACACCGCGCGAAGTGCGTCGAGCGTCTGGCCGTGCGCCCAGAGGGGCGCGGTCAGCCAACCCGCGACACCGAGCACGACCGAGCCGATCAGGGTCGCCCAGAGGCCGGCGGCGAAGACCGAACGGGCTTCCTTGTCGTCCTTCGCGAGCGGGATCGCGAGCTCCAGGCGCAGCGTGACGAGCACGGCCAGCACCGAGACCACGCCAGTGAACACCTGCAGGACGGCGAAGTCGGCCGGCCCGTACAGGCGCGAGAGGATCGGTGAGATGAGAACGACCAGGCCCTGACCGAGCACCGTTCCGAGCACGATCTGCACCACGCCGCGCTTCGCAGTCCTCATGGCGACCGCTCGCACGCGTCGGCCGTGGCCGGCCTAGCGGCATCGGGTCGCGGTGCTCGGCGGCGTCGGGTGGCCCTGCGGCGCCCAGGGGGCCTTCGGCCGGAGAGGGCGTCCTCGGCCCCCGGAAGCCGACGCCACCGAGCGTGGTTCCACGGGTTCGTAGTGATGGCGAGGCCCCACACGCGGGGGGTCTCCTCCTCGACCACGTCGGGAGTCGTCATCTCATCTGCGGCGCCGGCGCGAGCTCCGCGTACAGGTCGAGCAGCTTACGCAGCTCCGGCTCCCAGCTGTACTGCTCCGCCACCGCCTTGCGGCCTCGGTCCGCCATCGCGGCCGCCTCCTCCTGGTCGTCGAGGATCGCGAGCACCGCCTCGGCCGCGGCTCCCGGGTCGTTCGGCGGTACGACGGCGCCCGCTCCGGAGTCCTCGACGATCTCCGCCCACAGGGGGAAGTTCGACGAGACGACCGGCAGGCCTTCCGCCATGTACTCGAACATCTTCGTCGGCAGCGCGTCGACGATCGCCTTGGTCGCCTGCAGCAGCACGAGCCCGACCTTCGACTCGCCCATCAGCCGCCGTGCCTCGGGCGAGGGCAGCACGCCGCGGTAGTCGACGTACGCCTGTTTGCCCGCGAGCTCGGCCTCCAGCGTCGCCGGCTGCAGCCGTCCGACGAGGGTGAGGCCGACGCCGCGCTTCTCGTGCACGATGCGGGCGACCTCGAGCATGGTGTGGAAGCCGCGGATGCCGGACAGCGCGCCGACGTAGACGAGCCCGCCGGTGCGGTCGGCGTACGGGATCGGCGCGCGGTCGTCCAGGATCAGCGGGTAGTTGCAGACGACAACCTTGCGGGCCTTGCCGTACCCCTCGGCGACCGTCGGCGTGGCCGCGACGATCGCGGACAGGCCGCGTCCGGCGAGCTGGATGACCAGGCGCGCGAACGCGGCGACGAGCGGGCGGAGCGGCTTGGGGATCCAGACCTTGCCGAGCACCTGCGCGGGCAGGTCCTCGTGCGCGTCGTACACGACCTTCTTGCCGAGCATCCGGAGCACGATGCCCAGCGGGATCAGCTCGGGGTCGTGCAGGTGGTAGACGTCGCCGCGCTCGCGCAGCAGCGGCTTGAGCAGCCCCCACGTACCGACCGTCATCCGCGCGAGCCGGTTGGTCGGCTCGGGAACGGGCACGACGCGGACGCCGTCCTCCTCGAACGGGTGCGGCGAACGCGCGAACAGCGTCACGTCGTAGCCCGCGGCGGCGACGGATCGGCACTCGCGGACGAAGACGCGGACGTCGCTGGCTTGGTGGACGATGCTGACGTGCACCGCCTTCGGGCTGTGCCCTAGGGCTCGTTCGGTCATCAGATCACAGACGGTCGACGGATTAGCTTTGGCCCGTAGTGAGGG is part of the Tenggerimyces flavus genome and encodes:
- a CDS encoding lipopolysaccharide biosynthesis protein translates to MRTAKRGVVQIVLGTVLGQGLVVLISPILSRLYGPADFAVLQVFTGVVSVLAVLVTLRLELAIPLAKDDKEARSVFAAGLWATLIGSVVLGVAGWLTAPLWAHGQTLDALRAVFWIVPPTGAAIAAFQLVSAQLIRGERYRDLAVRNATQGVGTAAAQLGFGLLGMQHLGLLLGTGLGRLFGLASMRPRKRTEPVEKLAVGDLTAAVSRFRRFPLVTTWSAVLNNLSRYAAFPLFAVTFGVLATGSLAFTTRLLALPVTVVGQAVAQVYLGRGAAAQRTNPKDLPRLTWYATGRLALLGIVPTLVVIIAGPWLFGVVFGDQWVRAGDYARILALAFLAQFVTTPATHVFNIVERQGLALIADAVRLVLVVGGPLLVWQLGGSDLAGVTAYAAAVFVSYLGVLGLVWWALRDAARRPGSSKKPDGMSVSRPHAGGETERAGAASDES
- a CDS encoding glycosyltransferase family 4 protein, yielding MTERALGHSPKAVHVSIVHQASDVRVFVRECRSVAAAGYDVTLFARSPHPFEEDGVRVVPVPEPTNRLARMTVGTWGLLKPLLRERGDVYHLHDPELIPLGIVLRMLGKKVVYDAHEDLPAQVLGKVWIPKPLRPLVAAFARLVIQLAGRGLSAIVAATPTVAEGYGKARKVVVCNYPLILDDRAPIPYADRTGGLVYVGALSGIRGFHTMLEVARIVHEKRGVGLTLVGRLQPATLEAELAGKQAYVDYRGVLPSPEARRLMGESKVGLVLLQATKAIVDALPTKMFEYMAEGLPVVSSNFPLWAEIVEDSGAGAVVPPNDPGAAAEAVLAILDDQEEAAAMADRGRKAVAEQYSWEPELRKLLDLYAELAPAPQMR